From Frateuria aurantia DSM 6220, one genomic window encodes:
- a CDS encoding NAD(P)-dependent alcohol dehydrogenase encodes MVIKAYGAYAGDKPLESLEITRRAVSEHDVQIDIAYCGICHSDLHQVRAEWAGTRFPCVPGHEIVGRISAVGAHVSGLKLGDLVGVGCIVDSCKHCEECDAGLENYCDGMVGTYNFPTPDAPGWTLGGYSQQIVVHERYVLRIRHPEEQLAAVAPLLCAGITTYSPLRHWNAGPGKKVGIVGIGGLGHMGVKLAHAMGAHVVAFTTSESKREAAKTLGADEVVVSRNADELAAHAKSFDLIVDTVAAPHDLDAYLALLKRDGALTLVGAPASPHPSPEVFHLIFKRRSIAGSMIGGIPETQEMLDFCAEHGIVSDIELIGIDEVNASYERLLKGDVKYRFVIDNATLAAAA; translated from the coding sequence ATGGTCATCAAAGCCTACGGCGCTTACGCCGGCGACAAGCCGCTGGAGTCGCTGGAGATCACCCGCCGCGCGGTCTCCGAGCACGATGTCCAGATCGATATCGCCTACTGCGGTATCTGCCATTCGGACCTGCATCAAGTACGCGCCGAATGGGCTGGCACCCGGTTCCCGTGCGTTCCCGGCCATGAAATTGTCGGCCGGATATCAGCGGTGGGGGCGCATGTCTCTGGTTTAAAGCTGGGTGACTTGGTTGGCGTCGGCTGCATCGTCGATAGTTGCAAGCACTGCGAGGAGTGCGACGCCGGCCTTGAGAACTACTGCGATGGCATGGTCGGTACCTACAACTTCCCGACTCCGGATGCTCCCGGCTGGACCTTAGGCGGCTACTCGCAGCAGATTGTGGTGCACGAGCGCTACGTGCTGCGCATCCGCCACCCCGAAGAGCAACTCGCTGCGGTGGCCCCGTTGCTCTGCGCGGGCATCACCACCTATTCGCCACTGCGCCATTGGAACGCCGGCCCCGGCAAGAAAGTCGGAATCGTCGGCATCGGCGGCTTGGGCCACATGGGCGTGAAGCTCGCGCATGCTATGGGGGCGCACGTGGTCGCCTTCACCACCTCCGAATCCAAGCGCGAGGCGGCCAAGACCCTGGGCGCCGACGAGGTGGTTGTTTCGCGAAACGCCGATGAGCTGGCGGCTCACGCCAAGAGTTTTGACCTGATCGTCGACACTGTGGCCGCACCGCACGATCTGGATGCTTACCTTGCCTTGCTCAAGCGTGATGGCGCACTAACTCTGGTTGGCGCTCCGGCCTCGCCGCATCCGTCACCCGAGGTCTTCCATCTGATCTTCAAGCGTCGTTCGATTGCCGGCTCGATGATTGGTGGCATCCCGGAAACACAGGAGATGCTTGATTTCTGCGCCGAGCACGGGATCGTCTCGGACATCGAGCTGATCGGTATCGATGAGGTCAATGCGTCCTACGAACGCCTGCTCAAGGGCGACGTCAAGTACCGCTTCGTCATCGACAACGCCACTCTGGCGGCGGCTGCATAA
- the pgsA gene encoding CDP-diacylglycerol--glycerol-3-phosphate 3-phosphatidyltransferase, which yields MRINLPTWLTLFRVALLPVMVLVFYLPFHGHNIVAATIFILAAVTDWFDGYLARRMNLTSAFGAFLDPVADKLMVAVTLFLVVQAHRGGWPGIVMAVTAATIMGREISVSALREWMAEVGMRATVKVAFIGKLKTVMQMVALVVLIIEHDAETLRLYHVGELLLLIAGVLTIWSGLYYLKAAWPVLMGDLPPRTSGSDSSNEKNL from the coding sequence ATGCGTATCAACCTGCCCACTTGGCTGACCCTGTTTCGCGTGGCACTGTTGCCAGTCATGGTTCTGGTGTTCTACCTGCCGTTCCATGGTCACAATATCGTCGCCGCGACCATCTTCATTCTGGCTGCCGTGACCGACTGGTTCGATGGCTATCTGGCCCGACGGATGAATCTGACTTCGGCCTTCGGTGCCTTTCTGGACCCCGTTGCCGACAAGCTGATGGTGGCTGTGACCCTGTTTCTGGTAGTACAGGCGCATCGCGGAGGCTGGCCGGGCATCGTGATGGCGGTGACAGCGGCGACCATCATGGGCCGCGAGATCAGTGTCTCGGCCTTGCGCGAGTGGATGGCCGAGGTTGGCATGCGGGCCACGGTGAAGGTGGCCTTTATCGGCAAGCTGAAGACGGTGATGCAGATGGTCGCCCTGGTGGTGCTGATCATCGAGCATGATGCCGAGACCTTGCGGCTTTATCACGTGGGTGAACTGTTGCTGCTGATTGCTGGCGTGTTGACGATCTGGTCGGGCCTGTACTACTTGAAGGCGGCTTGGCCGGTGCTCATGGGTGACTTGCCTCCGCGTACCTCCGGCTCCGACAGCAGCAACGAAAAAAATCTTTAA
- a CDS encoding DUF2827 domain-containing protein has protein sequence MPDQLCRSSIRVGISVFAKAGAQLWSSGLNQNLAFLVHLLRQSERIGRIVLLNGGDVDQLPAGMADGIPDLVLVQPSEVTHELDLVIEMGAQLPLEWLRHVRALGTKIVTFFVGHSYAEMGETPIFGREAGHLFSGTPWHEVWTLPHHMHASGPMLRTLSRVPVHAMPHIWSPMFLEQRIRELGTEGLEFGFQPAAQDALIWRAGVFEPNISVVKNATIPMLACESAYRQDHSAVERMMVMSSFHMKEHPTFHRFAAHLDITRSGLASYEPRLDFAEAMTRHRLNVVVSHQWECGLNYLYYDALYGGYPLLHNSPFLQAAGVGLFYPGFEAGVAGDLLLSARRMSTSDWVTYRRDAQRFLRSVAPEQPAHVQAFMDRITALVDSGGIA, from the coding sequence ATGCCAGACCAGCTTTGCAGATCAAGCATCCGAGTGGGGATATCCGTATTCGCCAAGGCTGGCGCCCAGCTGTGGTCCAGCGGGCTCAACCAGAATCTGGCTTTTCTGGTGCATTTGCTGCGTCAGAGCGAACGCATCGGCCGGATCGTCCTGCTGAATGGTGGTGATGTCGATCAATTACCCGCAGGCATGGCTGATGGGATACCTGATCTGGTGCTTGTCCAGCCTTCGGAGGTAACCCATGAGCTGGATCTGGTCATCGAGATGGGGGCGCAGCTGCCACTTGAATGGTTGCGGCATGTTCGTGCTCTGGGTACGAAGATAGTGACCTTTTTCGTTGGGCACAGCTATGCCGAAATGGGTGAGACGCCGATATTCGGGCGGGAGGCCGGACACCTGTTCAGCGGAACACCCTGGCATGAAGTGTGGACGCTGCCTCATCACATGCATGCCAGTGGGCCGATGTTGCGTACGCTGAGCCGGGTGCCCGTGCATGCCATGCCCCATATCTGGTCGCCCATGTTTCTTGAGCAGAGAATCCGGGAGCTGGGCACGGAGGGACTGGAATTCGGCTTTCAGCCGGCCGCGCAAGATGCCTTGATATGGCGCGCGGGTGTATTCGAACCGAATATTTCGGTGGTCAAGAACGCCACGATCCCCATGCTGGCCTGTGAGTCGGCTTATCGCCAGGATCACTCGGCGGTGGAACGGATGATGGTGATGAGCAGCTTCCACATGAAAGAGCATCCCACGTTTCATCGTTTTGCAGCTCATCTGGATATCACGCGGTCGGGTCTGGCCTCCTATGAGCCGCGGCTGGATTTCGCTGAGGCCATGACGCGACATCGCCTGAACGTGGTTGTGTCCCATCAATGGGAGTGCGGTCTGAATTACCTTTATTACGATGCGCTTTACGGTGGCTATCCATTGCTGCACAACTCGCCATTTCTACAGGCCGCAGGGGTGGGTCTGTTTTATCCGGGCTTTGAAGCCGGTGTTGCGGGGGACTTGCTGCTGAGTGCGCGACGCATGAGCACGAGTGACTGGGTGACGTACAGACGGGATGCTCAGCGTTTTCTCCGATCAGTGGCGCCGGAGCAACCGGCACATGTTCAGGCCTTCATGGATCGCATCACCGCCTTGGTTGATTCCGGGGGCATTGCATGA
- a CDS encoding DUF2827 domain-containing protein, which produces MSRHSSGRPERPLRVGVTLHLREGAQSIWENGIFQNCVFLAQLLQQHPWVEQAVLLRDGPGIQAAETMMLDGTGVRMIGLEEAGQWLDVIVEMSAQLDEGWVKAFQSRGGRYVWMRVGNDYVIDIERAMFNKPSGGLTSDKPYDAVWTIPEYRHSCHDYFGLMARAPVQVLPHLWSPHFIERSIAQLPPELSWGYQPARSRWRVGVFEPNVCMVKTSLIPMLACEEAYRAKPGFLEILRVCNALQIKEHPKFLHFARQLDVVNHGLASFEGRYPIVDFMSRHGDAVVSHHWENGQNYLYYELLHGGYPLIHNSEFLGGLGYRYPDFDCQLAGEALLQAFAQHDAELADYKRRAASYLEGLSVDSEDNIRTYGNALLDLYH; this is translated from the coding sequence ATGAGCAGGCATTCCAGTGGGCGGCCGGAAAGACCTTTGCGGGTAGGCGTGACCCTGCATCTGCGTGAAGGCGCACAGTCCATCTGGGAAAACGGCATTTTCCAGAACTGCGTATTCCTCGCCCAGCTGTTGCAGCAACATCCCTGGGTTGAACAGGCTGTATTGTTGCGCGATGGGCCAGGCATCCAGGCAGCCGAGACCATGATGCTGGATGGAACCGGTGTCCGGATGATCGGGCTTGAGGAGGCCGGGCAATGGCTGGACGTGATTGTTGAGATGAGCGCTCAGCTGGATGAGGGCTGGGTCAAGGCTTTTCAGTCACGCGGAGGTCGCTACGTATGGATGCGCGTGGGCAATGATTACGTGATCGATATCGAAAGGGCCATGTTCAACAAGCCCTCAGGTGGTCTGACCAGCGACAAGCCTTACGATGCAGTCTGGACGATTCCGGAATACCGCCACAGTTGTCACGACTATTTCGGCTTGATGGCGCGAGCGCCCGTGCAGGTGCTGCCGCATCTGTGGAGTCCTCATTTTATCGAGCGCTCAATTGCGCAGCTGCCTCCGGAGTTGAGCTGGGGCTATCAGCCGGCTCGATCTCGATGGCGAGTCGGAGTGTTCGAGCCCAATGTCTGCATGGTCAAGACATCCCTGATTCCGATGCTGGCCTGCGAAGAAGCCTATCGGGCGAAGCCCGGCTTCCTTGAAATTCTGCGGGTATGCAATGCACTGCAGATCAAGGAACATCCCAAGTTCTTGCATTTCGCACGTCAGCTCGATGTCGTCAATCATGGACTTGCCAGTTTCGAGGGGCGCTATCCCATCGTCGATTTCATGTCCCGCCATGGGGATGCCGTGGTTTCGCACCATTGGGAAAACGGCCAGAACTACCTTTATTACGAGCTGCTCCACGGCGGATATCCACTGATTCACAATTCCGAATTTCTCGGCGGATTGGGCTATCGCTATCCAGACTTTGATTGCCAGCTGGCAGGAGAGGCTTTGTTGCAGGCATTCGCGCAGCATGACGCAGAGCTGGCTGATTACAAGCGCCGTGCTGCCAGCTATCTGGAGGGCTTGAGCGTGGACAGCGAGGACAATATACGGACTTACGGTAACGCCTTGCTGGATCTGTATCACTGA
- a CDS encoding Gram-negative bacterial tonB protein gives MKSRLWWGVLGWVIWSLSGCLADGLRATESGLVESRLLMRGTVDISGDGRLLGWSIPHFETASKAVREEVEQAIAGWRFKPLPGDIKKGRWFMALWLAGPKAGSEPRPAGLAGVSFSRIGLADIFQSGQAGPSFAYPHRMIRDQVEGRVKVLVEIGPTGRVLHADAVQVNLFRQAATFEMRRWRRLFARAAVDGLRHYRFASLLQVGQADSEKVLLVVPVDFFLDRDGAARASQECQKPYGIWLSYIPGPMAKPAWVPAALINEMGVAIEPDVPRVIDLRVRLLDPPRGLAGMDFPDG, from the coding sequence ATGAAGTCAAGGCTTTGGTGGGGCGTTCTCGGATGGGTGATCTGGTCGTTGAGCGGATGCCTGGCTGATGGCTTGCGCGCAACTGAGTCCGGATTGGTGGAGAGTCGGTTGCTGATGCGCGGCACGGTTGACATCAGTGGAGATGGGCGACTTTTGGGCTGGTCGATTCCCCATTTCGAAACGGCCTCGAAGGCAGTTCGCGAGGAAGTGGAGCAGGCGATCGCCGGTTGGCGTTTCAAACCATTGCCCGGTGATATCAAAAAGGGCCGCTGGTTCATGGCGCTTTGGCTGGCAGGTCCGAAGGCAGGTTCGGAGCCGCGGCCGGCTGGTTTGGCTGGCGTCAGTTTCAGCCGCATTGGCCTAGCCGATATCTTTCAGAGCGGGCAGGCAGGGCCATCTTTCGCCTATCCGCATCGGATGATTCGGGATCAGGTCGAGGGGCGGGTAAAGGTGCTGGTCGAGATCGGTCCAACGGGGCGGGTGCTGCATGCGGATGCAGTTCAGGTCAATCTGTTCCGACAAGCGGCCACGTTCGAGATGCGCCGTTGGCGACGACTGTTTGCGAGGGCCGCCGTTGATGGCTTGCGGCATTACAGGTTTGCTTCGCTTCTGCAGGTGGGGCAGGCGGATTCTGAAAAGGTCCTGCTGGTCGTGCCCGTGGATTTCTTTCTGGATCGTGATGGTGCCGCCCGGGCATCGCAGGAGTGCCAGAAGCCCTATGGTATCTGGCTGAGCTATATCCCGGGTCCCATGGCAAAGCCGGCCTGGGTGCCAGCCGCCCTGATCAATGAGATGGGAGTTGCCATTGAGCCGGATGTTCCGCGGGTGATCGACTTGCGTGTGCGGCTGCTGGACCCGCCGAGGGGGCTGGCGGGGATGGATTTTCCCGACGGTTAG
- a CDS encoding SDR family NAD(P)-dependent oxidoreductase: MNAQCSSCERFITDERPTQQEIPAITNKASFSDKVAFVTGAGAGIGKATAIAFAQEGARVAVVGIAEPGLRETVRHIEAAGRRAMAIRCDVSDEDGIRRAVEAFGGIDFAFNNAGIEQPPATAADIASNEFDRLIAVNLRGVFLSMKYQIPQLIKRGGGAIVNTSSGAGVKGFRNQAAYAASKHGMIGLSKSAAAGLGV; this comes from the coding sequence TTGAACGCCCAATGCTCTTCCTGCGAGCGGTTCATCACGGATGAACGACCGACCCAACAGGAGATCCCCGCCATAACGAATAAAGCATCGTTTTCCGACAAGGTGGCCTTCGTGACGGGGGCCGGTGCCGGCATCGGGAAAGCCACAGCCATCGCGTTCGCGCAGGAGGGCGCGCGAGTGGCCGTCGTCGGCATCGCAGAGCCAGGTCTTCGTGAAACTGTCCGGCATATCGAGGCCGCCGGCCGCCGCGCCATGGCGATACGTTGCGATGTGTCCGACGAGGACGGCATTCGCCGCGCCGTCGAAGCCTTCGGCGGAATCGACTTCGCGTTCAACAACGCGGGCATCGAGCAGCCGCCCGCAACGGCAGCAGACATCGCTAGCAATGAGTTCGATCGCCTGATCGCCGTGAACCTGCGAGGGGTGTTCCTGAGCATGAAGTATCAGATCCCACAATTGATCAAGCGCGGCGGCGGCGCCATCGTCAACACCTCATCGGGCGCCGGTGTGAAAGGCTTTCGCAACCAGGCCGCTTATGCGGCCTCCAAGCACGGCATGATAGGCTTGAGCAAGTCGGCGGCGGCTGGATTAGGCGTCTAG
- a CDS encoding DUF2827 domain-containing protein gives MLSGHGTSSGLRVGITIGLASESETLWNNGIKQNAIFLAETLRHCPNVSSVVLVNTTSVRISKALPWDLDRWPVIALAEAKDGLDVLIELGGQVDADMTRHLKSRNARLVSYCCGFEYVHAMQSVIFGRPMWGDKLFVNQHYDAIWMVPQVAAGSQHYFQTLRRRPARTIPFVWSPVLLEQRAADLSVDPVHVPHAGPQRLTVMEPNIDVVKFCLYPILIAEEAYRNDPESIAFLHVTNAEHLATRSPEFISLMGHLDLVRNHKASFVGRYDTARFLAEFTDIVISHQWDNPLNYFYFDVCWLGYPLLHNADLCRDLGYYYPGNDVQSAAAMLRRIIVAQEDFDAAAYRQTQRSAIARFLPENRHVVETYTELLASLMAAAPV, from the coding sequence GTGCTGAGCGGCCACGGTACTTCCTCCGGTCTGCGAGTCGGCATCACCATCGGTCTGGCCAGTGAGAGTGAGACGCTCTGGAACAACGGCATCAAGCAGAACGCGATTTTTCTTGCCGAGACTTTGCGCCATTGTCCGAATGTGTCCAGTGTCGTGCTGGTCAATACGACCTCGGTACGGATCAGCAAGGCGCTGCCATGGGATCTGGATCGCTGGCCGGTGATTGCTCTTGCCGAGGCCAAGGATGGGCTGGATGTACTGATCGAGCTGGGTGGTCAGGTCGATGCCGACATGACTCGTCATCTCAAAAGCCGGAATGCCCGGCTGGTATCGTATTGCTGTGGCTTTGAATATGTCCATGCCATGCAGTCGGTGATTTTTGGCCGTCCAATGTGGGGCGACAAGCTCTTCGTCAATCAACACTATGACGCAATATGGATGGTGCCTCAGGTAGCCGCCGGCAGTCAGCATTATTTTCAGACCTTGCGACGGCGACCGGCCCGGACGATACCTTTCGTCTGGTCACCGGTGCTGCTGGAGCAGCGCGCGGCAGATCTCTCCGTTGACCCCGTCCATGTCCCCCATGCCGGGCCACAGCGCTTGACTGTCATGGAGCCGAATATCGATGTCGTCAAGTTCTGCCTTTATCCGATTTTGATTGCCGAGGAAGCCTACCGCAACGATCCCGAAAGCATCGCTTTCCTGCATGTGACCAATGCAGAGCATTTGGCCACCCGCAGCCCGGAATTCATTTCGCTGATGGGGCATCTGGATCTGGTGCGCAACCACAAGGCCTCTTTCGTGGGGCGTTACGATACCGCTCGATTCTTGGCCGAGTTCACCGATATCGTGATTTCCCATCAATGGGACAATCCGCTCAACTACTTCTATTTCGACGTCTGCTGGCTGGGCTACCCCTTGCTTCACAATGCGGATCTTTGCAGGGACCTGGGCTATTACTACCCAGGCAACGACGTGCAGTCTGCCGCCGCCATGTTGCGGCGAATCATTGTTGCGCAAGAGGATTTTGACGCCGCGGCCTACCGTCAAACCCAGCGCTCGGCCATCGCGCGTTTCCTCCCGGAAAATCGGCATGTGGTCGAGACCTATACCGAATTGCTGGCCAGTCTGATGGCGGCAGCACCTGTTTGA
- the uvrC gene encoding excinuclease ABC subunit UvrC has protein sequence MQSSPVVPFDGKALVRNLTTSPGVYRYFDAGDELLYVGKAGNLKKRVSSYFLRPKMEPRIAAMVSQIARAEITLTRTEGEALLLEAQLIKSLKPRYNILLRDDKSYPYIYLSTGEAYPRLAFHRGAKNLPGKFFGPFPSTYAVRESLNLMQKLFKVRQCEDSYFRNRSRPCLQYQIGRCTAPCVELISAQDYAADVRHVQMFLEGRSSAVIDELAASMDAASRALQFERAALLRDQVAALRQLQAQHHIQGANADMDVIACRIESGLACVSVLFFRDGISLGTRDFFPRLPWDASPADVLATFVAQYYLDRPVPRELILTEAWPEIELLAELLSSQAGHGVELKTRVRGDRARFLQMAERNAQASLTARLASRQTLGTRFDDLQKLLDLSEPPKRIECFDISHTMGEATVASCVVFGPEGAEKSHYRRFNIAGITPGDDYAAMHQALTRRFRKVAEGEGARPDLLLIDGGHGQVKQALDVLQELGLSGILVVGVAKGPARKAGEETLILAQAGREVHPGPGSPALHLVAAVRDEAHRFAISGHRRRREKKRERSSLEEIAGVGARRRSELLKAFGGLAGVEAAGVEELMRIKGVSRELATRIYDHLHG, from the coding sequence ATGCAGTCGTCTCCTGTTGTGCCTTTTGATGGCAAGGCTCTGGTCCGCAATCTGACCACCTCGCCCGGTGTCTATCGGTATTTCGATGCCGGTGATGAATTGTTGTATGTCGGCAAGGCCGGCAATCTGAAAAAACGGGTTTCCAGCTATTTCCTGCGGCCGAAAATGGAGCCGCGGATCGCGGCGATGGTGTCCCAGATCGCTCGCGCCGAGATCACCCTGACGCGCACCGAGGGCGAGGCCTTGCTGCTCGAGGCGCAGCTGATCAAGTCGTTGAAACCGCGCTACAACATCTTGTTGCGTGACGACAAAAGTTATCCCTATATCTATCTGTCGACAGGGGAAGCCTATCCACGGCTGGCCTTCCATCGCGGCGCCAAGAATCTGCCCGGCAAGTTCTTCGGCCCTTTTCCCAGCACCTATGCGGTGCGGGAAAGCCTGAATCTGATGCAGAAGCTGTTCAAGGTCAGGCAATGCGAGGACAGCTATTTCCGCAACCGTTCACGGCCTTGTCTGCAATACCAGATCGGTCGTTGCACCGCGCCCTGCGTGGAGCTGATCAGCGCGCAGGACTACGCCGCCGATGTCCGCCATGTGCAGATGTTTCTGGAAGGGCGCAGCAGCGCGGTCATCGACGAACTGGCTGCAAGCATGGATGCCGCCAGCCGGGCGCTGCAGTTCGAGCGTGCGGCCTTGTTGCGCGATCAGGTGGCTGCCTTGCGTCAGCTGCAGGCCCAGCACCATATCCAAGGTGCCAATGCCGATATGGACGTGATTGCCTGCCGGATCGAGTCGGGGCTGGCCTGTGTCAGCGTATTGTTCTTCCGCGACGGGATCAGTCTGGGTACCCGCGATTTCTTCCCGCGGCTGCCCTGGGATGCCAGTCCGGCCGATGTGCTGGCTACCTTTGTCGCCCAGTATTATCTGGATCGTCCGGTGCCGCGCGAACTGATCCTGACGGAGGCCTGGCCCGAGATCGAGTTGCTGGCCGAGCTGCTCAGCAGCCAGGCCGGACATGGCGTGGAACTGAAAACGCGGGTGCGTGGTGATCGCGCCCGTTTTCTGCAAATGGCCGAACGCAATGCCCAGGCTTCGCTGACGGCCAGACTGGCCAGTCGCCAGACTCTGGGCACCCGCTTTGATGACTTGCAGAAGCTGCTGGATCTGAGCGAGCCGCCGAAGCGGATCGAGTGCTTCGATATCAGCCATACCATGGGCGAGGCCACCGTGGCCTCCTGCGTGGTGTTCGGTCCCGAGGGAGCGGAAAAATCCCACTACCGGCGCTTCAATATCGCCGGGATCACCCCGGGTGACGATTATGCCGCCATGCATCAGGCCTTGACCCGGCGGTTTCGCAAAGTGGCCGAAGGGGAGGGCGCACGGCCCGACCTGCTGCTGATCGATGGCGGGCATGGCCAGGTCAAGCAGGCTCTTGATGTGCTGCAGGAGCTCGGTCTGAGCGGGATCCTCGTCGTCGGTGTCGCCAAGGGACCGGCACGCAAGGCCGGCGAGGAAACCCTGATCCTTGCCCAGGCCGGGCGCGAGGTCCACCCCGGTCCCGGCTCGCCGGCGCTGCATCTTGTGGCCGCGGTGCGGGACGAGGCACATCGATTTGCGATCAGTGGTCATCGACGGCGTCGGGAAAAGAAGCGTGAGCGCAGCTCCCTTGAGGAAATCGCGGGCGTGGGCGCTCGTCGTCGCAGCGAATTGCTGAAGGCCTTTGGCGGTCTGGCCGGGGTCGAGGCGGCCGGGGTCGAGGAGCTGATGCGGATCAAGGGCGTCAGCCGAGAATTGGCGACCCGGATCTACGATCATCTGCATGGCTAG
- a CDS encoding LysR family transcriptional regulator: MLRESFRGLTAFFAVARERSFTRAAAQLGLSQTAVSHAVRALEKKLGARLLERNSRNVAPTPEGERLLVTVAPRLEEIDSELVAVSELRDRPVGAIRITAPEDAIRLVLMPRLKRFFLEYPEIKVELFADTAFVDLAAGKFDAGVRLGESVAQDMIAARIGPDMQFTVVATKRHFNEKALPQRPGDLVHYNCINLRLKTHGGLWAWEFEKGGRQVNVHVDGQLAFNSVYDCLDAAIAGLGVAYVPKELVRPYVKAGHLISALEDWCPLWSGFHLYYPSRRQPSGAMALVIAALRYEA, translated from the coding sequence TTGCTTCGTGAGTCCTTCAGGGGGCTGACCGCTTTCTTCGCTGTTGCCCGGGAGCGGAGCTTCACGCGTGCCGCTGCCCAGCTCGGTCTTTCGCAGACCGCAGTCAGCCATGCGGTGCGTGCGCTAGAGAAGAAGCTGGGCGCTCGATTGCTGGAGCGCAACTCGCGCAACGTGGCTCCAACGCCGGAAGGCGAGCGGCTGCTGGTCACCGTAGCGCCGCGTTTGGAAGAAATTGATTCTGAACTGGTCGCTGTATCCGAACTCAGAGATAGGCCAGTGGGCGCGATACGCATTACTGCGCCGGAAGATGCAATTCGCCTGGTGTTGATGCCGCGCCTGAAAAGATTCTTCCTTGAATATCCGGAGATCAAAGTCGAGCTGTTTGCCGACACTGCATTCGTGGATCTCGCGGCGGGTAAGTTCGATGCAGGGGTGCGACTCGGCGAGTCGGTCGCGCAAGACATGATTGCTGCGCGCATCGGGCCGGACATGCAATTCACGGTAGTGGCCACCAAGCGCCATTTCAATGAGAAGGCTCTGCCTCAACGTCCTGGTGATTTGGTGCACTACAACTGCATCAACTTGCGGCTCAAGACACATGGCGGCTTGTGGGCTTGGGAGTTTGAAAAAGGTGGCCGGCAGGTCAACGTCCATGTGGATGGTCAGCTCGCCTTCAACAGCGTCTACGATTGCCTGGATGCGGCAATTGCCGGGCTTGGCGTGGCATATGTACCCAAAGAGCTGGTTCGACCTTACGTGAAAGCCGGACATCTGATTTCTGCGCTGGAGGATTGGTGCCCGCTCTGGTCCGGCTTCCATCTTTACTATCCCAGCCGGCGCCAGCCGTCGGGCGCGATGGCCCTGGTCATCGCTGCTCTTCGCTACGAAGCGTGA
- a CDS encoding SDR family oxidoreductase has translation MMDRFSGGTPEGRHAVIDQKPVGRMGRPEEIASNVLWLCSKGGDFTVGTAIVVDGGQATRRSRQPSADGAWCCLPAQEQAIANGGCQTRCAAVLNAVLHHAS, from the coding sequence ATGATGGATCGGTTTTCGGGTGGAACGCCTGAGGGCCGACACGCTGTCATCGACCAGAAGCCAGTAGGCCGCATGGGGCGGCCTGAAGAGATCGCTTCAAACGTCCTGTGGCTTTGCTCGAAAGGAGGCGACTTCACTGTCGGAACCGCTATTGTCGTCGATGGAGGACAGGCGACCCGACGTTCGCGGCAACCAAGCGCCGATGGGGCGTGGTGCTGCCTGCCAGCGCAAGAGCAGGCAATCGCCAACGGTGGATGCCAGACCCGCTGCGCAGCCGTGCTAAACGCAGTCTTGCATCACGCTTCGTAG